One window of the Endomicrobium proavitum genome contains the following:
- a CDS encoding murein hydrolase activator EnvC family protein yields MKIRIVAFTFACLFFFCCEVFAKQAGVQSQSAQLSDVNKKIQAKKLEKNKLMLQEKNVKRELKNLNDSIARNEKRLQKISGDIKIAEGNLATASKQYNNAFAKSAEVNKKMRAELELFHKQSMSLSYETDPVEYKIRKNALEAKKANFEKERIAASVSAAAVKKWNDAKKELLRLQDQEDSLAAEKRNLIKEKNELLKTTAGKRAEAEEEIKTLNENAKALQALIKQLSSSKRKKSNGTVIRASTPKHKKNLPWPVEGKVVAQFGKSKHPEMDTYIISNGIKIKASDYAKVKSVDSGTVIFAGNFRSYGKVVIIDHNDSTFSVYGQLDKILVTDEQKVSKGSTLAQLGAGQENVLYFEIRNENIADNPMLWLK; encoded by the coding sequence ATGAAAATAAGAATTGTTGCATTTACGTTTGCATGTTTGTTTTTTTTCTGCTGCGAGGTTTTTGCCAAGCAGGCGGGCGTTCAGTCGCAGTCTGCACAGCTTTCCGACGTAAACAAAAAAATTCAGGCCAAAAAGCTTGAAAAAAACAAACTGATGCTTCAGGAAAAAAATGTTAAAAGAGAACTTAAAAATCTTAACGATTCAATAGCAAGAAACGAAAAACGCCTTCAAAAAATATCGGGCGATATAAAAATTGCGGAAGGCAATCTTGCGACCGCTTCAAAACAGTATAACAACGCTTTTGCAAAAAGTGCCGAAGTAAATAAAAAAATGCGCGCCGAGCTTGAACTTTTTCACAAGCAATCAATGTCTTTGTCTTATGAAACCGACCCCGTGGAATATAAGATACGAAAAAACGCGCTTGAGGCAAAAAAAGCTAATTTTGAAAAAGAAAGAATAGCGGCGTCTGTATCTGCCGCCGCCGTAAAAAAATGGAACGACGCAAAAAAAGAACTTTTGCGGCTGCAAGATCAGGAAGACTCTCTTGCGGCAGAGAAAAGAAATCTTATAAAAGAAAAAAACGAGCTTCTAAAAACTACGGCCGGAAAAAGAGCCGAAGCCGAAGAAGAAATTAAAACGTTAAATGAAAACGCTAAAGCTCTTCAGGCTCTTATAAAACAGCTGTCGTCTTCTAAAAGAAAAAAAAGCAATGGAACCGTTATCCGAGCGTCAACGCCGAAACATAAAAAAAATCTTCCGTGGCCTGTTGAGGGGAAAGTTGTTGCGCAGTTCGGCAAGAGTAAACATCCTGAAATGGATACATATATTATAAGCAACGGCATAAAAATTAAAGCTTCTGATTATGCCAAAGTTAAAAGCGTAGATTCGGGAACTGTTATATTTGCAGGCAATTTCCGTTCTTACGGAAAAGTTGTTATAATAGATCATAACGACTCAACTTTTAGCGTTTACGGGCAGTTAGATAAAATACTTGTTACGGACGAGCAGAAAGTTTCAAAAGGTTCAACGCTTGCGCAGCTTGGCGCCGGTCAGGAAAATGTTTTGTATTTTGAAATCAGAAATGAAAACATTGCTGACAATCCAATGCTTTGGCTTAAATAA
- a CDS encoding S41 family peptidase, with product MKIVRVKILSAVLIISLFCAGSVFAADETYEKLKTMIDVMEIINVNYVSETKSADLAVGAIKGVVRTLDPFSQYMEEKAYKDMKNETEGNYSGVGLRIMEKNGFITVVSPIVGTPAFKAGVLPDDRIIKIDKKSAQGMSTNEAVDLMRGKAGKKVKVIIRRDNVVEDLVFDLVREKIKIETVRSTMLEENIAYIRLSEFNAQSAADVKKELSSLKKEGAQAVILDLRNNPGGLLDSAIDIISAFVKEKTLALTTRGRVEGSEKKYYTHGVAEFADIPFIILVNRGSASASEIVSGAFQDFKRALIIGQNTFGKGSVQTIFPLSDGTALRLTIAKYYLPSGRPINRSDDVNAKNGITPDIEIKVSIEDEIKLYTQADMVFAKDSEKKSDVKTDDKNKVEDEALKKAIEIIKAGNVAAEIEKSAKQNSKK from the coding sequence ATGAAAATTGTAAGAGTAAAAATTTTGTCCGCTGTCTTAATTATTTCTTTGTTTTGCGCAGGTTCTGTTTTTGCCGCGGACGAAACATATGAGAAACTTAAAACCATGATAGACGTTATGGAAATTATTAACGTCAACTATGTTTCCGAAACAAAAAGCGCGGATTTGGCGGTAGGGGCAATTAAGGGCGTTGTAAGAACGTTAGATCCGTTTTCTCAATACATGGAAGAAAAAGCTTACAAAGATATGAAAAACGAAACCGAAGGAAACTACAGCGGCGTAGGTTTGCGAATTATGGAAAAAAACGGATTTATTACTGTTGTTTCGCCGATAGTTGGAACGCCGGCTTTTAAAGCCGGAGTTTTACCGGACGACAGAATTATAAAAATAGATAAAAAGTCGGCGCAGGGCATGTCTACAAACGAAGCCGTAGATTTAATGCGCGGAAAAGCCGGCAAAAAAGTTAAAGTTATCATACGGCGCGATAACGTTGTTGAAGATTTGGTTTTTGACCTTGTCCGCGAGAAAATAAAAATAGAAACCGTGCGCTCAACTATGCTTGAAGAAAATATAGCTTACATACGCCTTAGCGAATTTAACGCTCAAAGCGCGGCGGATGTAAAAAAAGAGCTTTCGTCTCTAAAAAAAGAGGGCGCTCAAGCCGTAATTTTAGATTTAAGAAATAATCCCGGCGGACTTTTGGATTCCGCAATAGACATAATAAGCGCATTTGTAAAAGAAAAAACGCTTGCTCTTACCACAAGAGGAAGAGTGGAAGGTTCCGAGAAAAAATATTACACGCACGGCGTCGCGGAATTTGCAGACATTCCTTTTATAATTTTGGTTAATAGAGGCTCTGCCTCGGCTTCGGAAATAGTTTCCGGCGCTTTTCAAGATTTTAAAAGAGCTTTAATAATAGGGCAAAACACGTTCGGCAAAGGAAGCGTGCAGACAATATTTCCTCTTTCCGACGGTACCGCGTTAAGGCTTACAATTGCAAAATACTATCTGCCGTCAGGAAGACCTATTAACCGCTCCGACGATGTTAACGCTAAAAACGGAATAACGCCGGATATAGAAATAAAAGTTTCAATTGAAGACGAAATAAAACTTTATACGCAGGCGGATATGGTGTTTGCCAAAGATAGCGAAAAAAAGAGCGATGTAAAAACCGATGATAAAAATAAAGTTGAAGACGAGGCTTTAAAGAAAGCAATTGAAATTATCAAAGCAGGTAATGTTGCGGCCGAAATAGAAAAATCCGCAAAACAGAATAGTAAAAAATAA
- the tsaD gene encoding tRNA (adenosine(37)-N6)-threonylcarbamoyltransferase complex transferase subunit TsaD, producing MNILAIETSCDETSASVVSNGTDVKSAIISSQIAVHAKFFGVVPELASREHIKNINPVIAASLKKAGFSFDNIDAIAFTSGPGLAGALLVGATAAKTLASVYSKPLIPVNHLEGHLYSSFIENKSLRPPFLSVIISGGHTELIVVQDFGKYKILGATRDDAAGEAFDKAAKMLGLSYPGGPVIDKRAADGNPEAVHFTRPYLKGSWDFSFSGIKTALLNYLKQNPVKNERYINDICASFRAAIAETLCFKSFEAAKTFGLKRIALGGGVSSNALIRKLFLDVGKKNKIEVFIPSSLYCTDNAAMIGCAAYFKQRVLGFKYNAQQLKSSSSLQLTNWK from the coding sequence TTGAATATATTAGCGATAGAAACTTCATGCGACGAAACGTCGGCTTCCGTAGTTTCAAACGGAACGGACGTTAAGTCTGCAATTATATCGTCGCAAATTGCCGTTCACGCTAAATTTTTCGGCGTTGTTCCGGAACTTGCAAGCCGAGAGCATATAAAAAATATAAATCCTGTAATTGCGGCTTCTCTTAAAAAGGCGGGGTTTTCTTTTGACAATATAGACGCTATAGCTTTTACCTCGGGGCCGGGTCTTGCGGGCGCGCTTCTTGTTGGCGCAACGGCGGCTAAAACCCTTGCGTCCGTTTATTCAAAGCCGTTAATTCCCGTTAACCATCTTGAAGGACATCTCTATTCTTCGTTTATAGAAAATAAATCACTCCGTCCGCCTTTTTTAAGCGTGATAATTTCCGGCGGGCATACCGAACTTATCGTTGTGCAAGATTTCGGAAAATATAAAATTTTAGGCGCTACAAGAGACGATGCCGCCGGCGAAGCTTTTGATAAGGCGGCTAAAATGTTAGGCTTGTCTTATCCCGGAGGGCCGGTTATAGATAAAAGAGCCGCCGACGGAAATCCTGAAGCCGTGCATTTTACAAGACCTTACTTAAAAGGAAGCTGGGATTTTTCTTTCTCCGGAATTAAAACGGCTTTGTTAAACTACCTCAAACAAAACCCCGTTAAAAACGAGCGGTATATAAACGACATTTGCGCTTCTTTCAGAGCGGCAATAGCCGAAACTTTATGTTTTAAATCTTTTGAAGCCGCAAAAACTTTTGGGCTTAAAAGAATTGCTCTCGGCGGCGGCGTGTCTTCCAACGCTCTTATAAGAAAATTATTTTTAGACGTAGGCAAAAAAAATAAAATAGAAGTTTTTATTCCTTCGTCGCTATATTGCACTGACAATGCCGCCATGATAGGCTGTGCGGCGTATTTTAAGCAGCGCGTTTTGGGGTTTAAATATAACGCGCAGCAATTGAAATCTTCTTCGTCTTTACAGCTTACGAATTGGAAATAA
- the dusB gene encoding tRNA dihydrouridine synthase DusB, translated as MKIKIGNVTLDNNIVLAPMAGISDFPVRLLAKAGGAGLVYTEMVSAKALLHADAKTRKLLYSEKKEKPVAAQIFGADAYSMGEAAKIISGLGADIIDINLGCPVKKIAKAGAGAKLLSNASLVAKILESVVANSSVPVTVKIRIGLVPGQNVAPEIIKIAYEAGIKMVAVHARPASQGHSGDPDLDAFAKSCDGAKIPVFGNGGITDEETAEKFLNISNCCGIMIGRGAIGNYDIFKRLEKYFASGKIQKIPSAKKKISWFKRHAKLSVKHYGEKRGFVLMRKTAQYYIKGLPEASKIRDMFNKIETFKEFDKVLEILENSAK; from the coding sequence ATGAAAATTAAAATAGGGAATGTAACGCTTGATAATAATATAGTTCTTGCGCCTATGGCGGGAATAAGCGATTTTCCCGTAAGACTCTTGGCGAAAGCCGGAGGAGCGGGCCTTGTATATACCGAGATGGTTTCCGCTAAAGCTTTACTTCACGCCGACGCAAAAACAAGAAAACTTCTTTACAGCGAGAAAAAAGAAAAGCCGGTTGCCGCGCAAATTTTTGGGGCAGACGCTTACAGCATGGGCGAAGCCGCAAAAATAATAAGCGGTTTAGGCGCTGATATAATTGACATAAATTTAGGATGCCCTGTTAAAAAAATTGCAAAAGCCGGAGCGGGGGCAAAGCTTTTATCAAACGCGTCGCTTGTGGCGAAAATTCTTGAAAGCGTAGTTGCAAATTCAAGCGTTCCGGTGACGGTTAAAATAAGAATAGGTCTTGTTCCCGGGCAAAATGTGGCTCCTGAAATTATAAAAATAGCGTATGAAGCAGGTATAAAAATGGTTGCCGTCCATGCGCGTCCCGCCTCGCAGGGACATTCGGGAGATCCTGATTTAGACGCTTTTGCGAAATCCTGCGACGGGGCAAAAATTCCCGTTTTTGGAAACGGCGGTATTACGGACGAAGAAACGGCGGAAAAATTTTTAAATATTTCAAACTGTTGTGGAATTATGATAGGACGCGGGGCGATAGGTAATTACGATATTTTTAAAAGGCTTGAAAAGTATTTTGCTTCCGGTAAAATACAAAAAATCCCTTCTGCAAAAAAGAAAATATCATGGTTTAAACGCCACGCAAAACTTTCCGTTAAACATTACGGCGAGAAAAGAGGTTTTGTGCTTATGAGAAAAACCGCTCAATATTATATAAAAGGGCTTCCCGAAGCCTCAAAAATAAGAGATATGTTTAATAAAATTGAAACGTTTAAAGAGTTTGATAAAGTTTTAGAGATTTTAGAAAATTCTGCAAAATGA
- the glgP gene encoding alpha-glucan family phosphorylase: protein MNKDLFNENQETFVSPNAKAFVVVPNLPEILSPLLAIANNVWWCWNSDAVELFRRLDRDLWEETYHNPKAMLGMIKQETLAALSEDDSFVSHMERVKGELDKYMSMNTWYHDSCSDYADMKFAYFSTEFAIHESLPIYSGGLGILSGDHLKSASDMGLPLVGVGLLYRYGYFKQYLNSDGIQQEEYNENHFELMPLELVKDKKNEPLIITIDIPKEKISARVWKLQVGRVPLYLLDTDFSKNSKEVREITGELYGGDRNMRIRQEILLGVGGVKLLKALNIDPGVIHINEGHSAFLLLEKMREYIEDEGLSQAEAFQLVQSGCVFTTHTPVPAGNEIFGADLVTRYFEPMYKKLGFSAEQFLALGSFPAKNLKMGNPSDFSMTILALKMTNKANGVSRLHATVAREMWSGIWPGLPRKEIPITHITNGIHTNTWISYEFAGLFDRYLGAAWKDEPADHTIWQRVAHIPDAELWRSHERRRERLVSFARARLKHQLKRRGLSEIMSSYADEVLDPEALTIGFARRFASYKRGNLIFKDLERIKKIITSKEHPVQIIIAGKAHPQDGVGKEIIKQIVSLANDPELKYKVVFLEDYDMNVAHYLVQGADIWLNNPLRPEEASGTSGMKAAVNGALNFSVLDGWWCEGYNGDNGWTIGSIDEYSDREYQDEVESKAIYDTLEKEIVPLFYARGIDGIPRGWTKKMKMSMQTLGPVFNTNRMIEEYAKKFYITSALSHEKLKKNKFEAAKKKAQWLINVRNNWKDVHVVKVEDNINGEISVFGDMSVTARVYIGSLNPEDVSVQIFSGFINSKQVVSSQETYEMRLVSKEGNDFIFEGKVFADKVGRCGYTVRILPQCGGEVQYISELIKWQ, encoded by the coding sequence ATGAATAAAGATTTATTTAACGAAAATCAGGAAACTTTTGTTTCTCCAAACGCTAAAGCTTTTGTAGTTGTGCCTAATCTTCCGGAAATTCTTTCTCCGCTTCTTGCCATAGCAAATAACGTTTGGTGGTGCTGGAACTCCGACGCCGTAGAACTTTTCAGAAGACTTGACAGAGATTTGTGGGAAGAAACTTATCATAATCCTAAAGCTATGCTTGGCATGATAAAACAGGAAACTCTCGCCGCGCTTTCCGAAGACGACAGTTTTGTGTCTCACATGGAAAGAGTAAAAGGCGAACTTGATAAATATATGTCCATGAATACTTGGTATCACGATTCGTGTTCGGATTACGCCGATATGAAATTTGCGTATTTCTCCACGGAGTTTGCAATACATGAAAGCCTTCCGATTTATTCCGGCGGGCTTGGAATTTTATCGGGCGACCACTTAAAATCCGCAAGCGATATGGGTTTGCCGCTTGTGGGCGTAGGACTTCTTTACAGATACGGATATTTTAAACAGTATTTAAATTCCGACGGAATACAGCAGGAAGAGTATAACGAAAATCATTTTGAGCTTATGCCTCTTGAGCTTGTTAAAGATAAAAAGAACGAACCGCTTATAATAACCATAGATATTCCTAAAGAAAAAATTTCCGCGCGGGTTTGGAAGCTTCAAGTCGGAAGAGTTCCTCTGTATCTTTTGGATACCGATTTCAGTAAAAATTCAAAAGAGGTAAGAGAGATAACCGGCGAGCTTTACGGCGGCGATAGAAATATGCGCATTCGTCAAGAAATTTTGCTTGGCGTGGGCGGAGTAAAACTTCTTAAAGCTTTAAATATAGACCCGGGCGTAATACATATTAACGAAGGTCATTCGGCTTTTTTGCTTCTTGAAAAAATGAGGGAGTACATAGAAGACGAAGGGCTTTCTCAGGCAGAAGCGTTCCAGCTTGTGCAAAGCGGATGCGTGTTTACAACGCACACGCCTGTTCCGGCGGGAAATGAAATTTTCGGCGCGGATCTTGTTACAAGATATTTTGAACCGATGTATAAAAAACTGGGTTTTTCCGCAGAACAATTTTTAGCGCTCGGATCGTTTCCGGCAAAAAATTTGAAGATGGGAAATCCTTCGGATTTTTCTATGACCATTCTTGCTTTGAAAATGACAAACAAAGCAAACGGCGTCAGCAGACTTCACGCTACCGTTGCAAGAGAAATGTGGTCGGGCATATGGCCGGGTTTGCCCAGAAAAGAAATTCCGATAACGCACATAACAAACGGCATACATACAAATACGTGGATATCTTACGAGTTTGCCGGACTTTTTGACAGATATCTCGGCGCGGCGTGGAAAGACGAGCCGGCGGATCATACAATATGGCAGAGAGTGGCTCATATTCCCGATGCGGAACTTTGGAGAAGTCATGAAAGAAGAAGAGAAAGGCTTGTGTCTTTTGCCAGAGCGCGCCTTAAACACCAGCTTAAGCGCAGAGGTCTTTCCGAAATTATGTCAAGTTACGCCGACGAAGTTTTAGATCCGGAAGCGCTCACAATAGGTTTTGCGAGAAGATTTGCTTCCTATAAACGCGGCAATTTAATTTTTAAAGATTTGGAAAGAATTAAAAAAATTATTACCAGCAAGGAACACCCCGTCCAAATTATTATCGCCGGAAAAGCGCATCCGCAAGACGGCGTTGGAAAAGAAATAATAAAACAGATAGTAAGCCTTGCAAACGATCCCGAACTTAAATATAAAGTAGTGTTTTTGGAAGATTACGATATGAATGTGGCGCACTATCTTGTGCAGGGCGCCGACATATGGCTTAATAATCCTCTGCGTCCGGAAGAAGCGTCGGGAACGAGCGGTATGAAAGCCGCGGTTAACGGAGCTTTAAATTTCAGCGTTTTAGACGGCTGGTGGTGCGAAGGATATAACGGTGACAACGGTTGGACTATAGGTTCTATAGACGAATATTCCGACAGAGAGTATCAGGACGAAGTTGAAAGCAAAGCCATTTACGACACTCTTGAAAAAGAAATTGTTCCGCTGTTTTACGCCAGAGGCATAGACGGCATTCCAAGAGGCTGGACAAAGAAAATGAAAATGTCCATGCAAACGCTCGGACCCGTTTTCAACACAAACAGAATGATTGAAGAGTATGCTAAAAAGTTTTATATAACTTCGGCGCTTTCGCATGAAAAATTGAAAAAAAATAAATTTGAAGCGGCTAAAAAGAAAGCCCAGTGGCTTATAAACGTGCGCAACAACTGGAAAGACGTTCACGTCGTAAAAGTTGAAGATAACATAAACGGCGAAATAAGCGTTTTCGGCGATATGTCTGTTACAGCGAGGGTTTATATAGGCTCTTTAAATCCTGAAGACGTCAGCGTTCAAATTTTCAGCGGTTTTATAAATTCAAAGCAAGTTGTAAGCTCTCAAGAAACTTATGAAATGAGGCTTGTTTCAAAAGAAGGCAACGATTTTATTTTTGAAGGGAAGGTTTTTGCCGACAAAGTCGGACGCTGCGGATATACCGTTAGAATTCTTCCGCAATGCGGCGGAGAAGTGCAGTATATATCCGAACTTATAAAATGGCAATGA
- a CDS encoding HAD family hydrolase: MSYEFLIFDLDGTLVDSQYDLTTAVNLMRKDFGLAPFPVEKVSSYLGSGVNALIAKVLPEKPDNVNEALRLFTEHYKKHLLDTTKLYDGVKETLEKLKDKKIALLSNKTEIFCREILTRLDIAKYFCEIFGGDSAGVKKPDPKPILDLIKLSNADARKTVMIGDSANDFKAAKSANVDSIAVSYGYLNLEGIKTFSPTYIVNKFDEIIKITEKQGGKSVYSKNT; the protein is encoded by the coding sequence ATGAGCTATGAATTTTTAATATTTGATTTAGACGGGACGCTTGTAGATTCGCAATACGATTTGACTACGGCCGTAAATTTAATGAGGAAAGATTTTGGACTTGCGCCTTTTCCCGTTGAAAAAGTCAGTTCGTATCTCGGAAGCGGCGTGAATGCTTTAATAGCAAAAGTTTTGCCTGAAAAGCCAGATAATGTAAATGAAGCGCTAAGGCTTTTTACGGAGCATTACAAAAAGCATTTGCTTGACACTACAAAACTTTACGATGGCGTTAAAGAAACTCTTGAAAAATTAAAAGATAAAAAAATAGCGTTGCTTTCAAATAAAACAGAAATTTTTTGCAGAGAAATTTTAACCCGTTTGGACATTGCAAAATATTTTTGCGAAATTTTCGGCGGAGATAGTGCCGGCGTAAAAAAACCAGATCCGAAACCTATTTTAGATTTAATAAAACTTAGCAACGCAGATGCGCGTAAAACGGTTATGATAGGCGACAGTGCGAACGATTTTAAGGCGGCAAAATCTGCAAACGTAGATTCTATAGCGGTTTCATACGGATATTTAAATTTAGAGGGAATAAAAACTTTTTCTCCGACCTACATAGTTAATAAGTTTGACGAAATAATAAAAATAACAGAGAAGCAAGGAGGGAAGAGTGTTTATAGTAAAAATACTTAA
- a CDS encoding TIGR03546 family protein, whose amino-acid sequence MFIVKILKDIFKVLQTDVSPNQVAFGAALGIFLGFVPGVLWKCIFFFLIMILRVNIGAAFVSWTVFGLVGLLLDPIADKIGYFILNLGFLFNLFTSLYNADIVPFTKFNNTVVMGNLALGVILFYPAYFFSKKFILYYRSHWREKIAKWRIVKLLTASSISYTIFK is encoded by the coding sequence GTGTTTATAGTAAAAATACTTAAAGATATTTTTAAAGTTCTTCAAACCGACGTGTCACCCAATCAGGTTGCGTTCGGCGCGGCGTTAGGAATTTTTCTCGGTTTTGTTCCCGGAGTTTTGTGGAAGTGCATATTTTTCTTTTTAATAATGATACTGCGCGTAAATATCGGCGCGGCGTTTGTTTCGTGGACGGTGTTCGGGCTTGTAGGTCTTTTGTTAGATCCGATAGCGGATAAAATAGGGTACTTTATTTTAAATTTAGGTTTTCTTTTTAATTTATTTACTTCGCTTTATAACGCAGATATTGTTCCGTTTACAAAATTCAACAACACGGTGGTTATGGGCAATCTTGCCCTTGGCGTTATTCTTTTTTACCCTGCGTATTTCTTCTCGAAAAAATTCATACTTTATTACAGATCTCACTGGCGTGAAAAAATTGCCAAATGGAGAATAGTAAAACTTCTTACGGCAAGCTCAATTTCTTACACGATTTTTAAATAG
- a CDS encoding TIGR03545 family protein: protein MKIFRTAFVIPAVIIVVLVWVFFAFYFDFYLKKGIIAGGEAAFGAKVEIGSLNTTFTKLSININAMKIGDKDDEFKNLADIDNINFKVRFIPLLSKKVIIDNMSVSGFKWSTARKTSCKLPEKKKKKKSDENSLLAKTMKQIKDKSEAEYNALPSVQKFGEIQEQIKDFSPEGAIDMAGIKSVGKLKDSYVGLMGKYDSYSKTVNGLDTQKQIDSVKESIDKLSKISVKTPADIAVLRENITLLNEQRKSLETTYNDLKNVQAGLSKDIADQQKALKDVNALINQDVDNIASKLSIPSLDFKNVSRTLFGDVWVNKVDSVLYYMSIARKYMPQKSEEDKKKAQAQERLKGREITYPLKGTLPSFWIANISMSGTSGGEGKDIPNPVSFRGVVQNITSDQKLIGKAMTFELYGDNTNQTFKINGKFDRLGNVAQDVITVVMDGVDAAALGVADTDYTPSFAKAKAKINAEFALKGNDYTTKAGVVVTGLTYDAASKNFSGANAATVKYVNALWNGIDSVSVQAKTEIIENKGFNMSFTSNIDSLLGSRFSNIINSAAGDVKDKIRQEVTSYVNDQKKVLQSDADKYKSGLQSELEPKLRDVQKQIDDAKSLIAQKENEIKKQAVSSSGLGSLFSK from the coding sequence ATGAAAATATTCAGAACGGCTTTTGTAATTCCTGCTGTTATAATAGTAGTTTTAGTGTGGGTTTTCTTCGCGTTTTATTTTGATTTCTATTTAAAGAAAGGAATTATTGCCGGCGGCGAAGCGGCGTTTGGCGCGAAAGTTGAAATAGGCTCTCTTAACACTACGTTTACAAAACTTTCAATAAATATAAACGCAATGAAAATAGGCGATAAAGACGACGAGTTTAAAAATCTTGCCGATATTGACAATATAAATTTTAAAGTCAGATTTATTCCTCTTTTGTCAAAGAAAGTGATAATAGACAACATGAGCGTTAGCGGGTTTAAATGGTCAACCGCAAGGAAAACTTCGTGCAAGCTTCCGGAAAAAAAGAAGAAGAAGAAGTCCGATGAAAACAGCTTGCTTGCCAAAACCATGAAACAGATAAAAGATAAATCCGAAGCGGAATATAACGCATTGCCGTCAGTGCAAAAATTCGGCGAAATACAAGAGCAGATAAAGGATTTTTCGCCGGAAGGCGCTATAGATATGGCGGGCATAAAATCCGTCGGCAAACTTAAAGATTCTTATGTTGGCTTAATGGGTAAATACGATTCTTACTCAAAAACCGTAAACGGTCTTGACACTCAAAAGCAGATTGATTCCGTAAAAGAATCTATAGATAAACTTTCAAAAATAAGCGTTAAAACTCCGGCGGACATTGCTGTTTTGCGCGAAAATATTACGCTTCTTAACGAACAAAGAAAATCGCTTGAAACCACATATAACGATTTAAAAAATGTGCAAGCAGGTTTGTCAAAAGATATTGCAGACCAGCAGAAAGCGCTTAAAGATGTAAATGCGCTGATAAATCAAGACGTTGACAATATAGCTTCAAAACTATCTATTCCGTCGCTTGATTTTAAAAATGTCAGCAGAACGCTTTTCGGCGATGTGTGGGTAAATAAAGTTGACTCTGTTCTCTATTATATGAGTATAGCCAGAAAGTATATGCCGCAAAAATCCGAAGAAGATAAGAAAAAAGCTCAAGCGCAGGAAAGATTAAAAGGAAGAGAAATAACTTATCCTTTGAAGGGAACGCTTCCGTCTTTTTGGATAGCAAATATTTCCATGTCGGGAACATCCGGCGGAGAAGGTAAAGATATTCCAAACCCCGTAAGCTTTAGAGGCGTTGTGCAAAATATAACTTCCGATCAAAAACTTATAGGTAAAGCCATGACTTTTGAGCTTTACGGAGATAATACAAACCAAACTTTTAAAATCAACGGCAAGTTTGACCGTCTTGGAAATGTCGCGCAAGATGTTATAACGGTTGTTATGGACGGCGTAGATGCCGCCGCTCTTGGGGTTGCGGATACGGATTATACGCCTTCGTTTGCAAAAGCGAAAGCTAAAATTAATGCGGAATTTGCTTTGAAAGGAAACGATTACACAACTAAAGCCGGAGTTGTTGTTACGGGTTTAACTTATGACGCGGCTTCTAAAAATTTTAGCGGCGCCAACGCAGCTACCGTAAAATATGTAAACGCTTTGTGGAACGGCATAGATTCCGTAAGCGTTCAGGCGAAAACGGAAATTATTGAAAATAAAGGTTTTAACATGAGTTTCACTTCCAACATAGATTCTCTACTTGGTTCAAGATTTTCAAATATTATAAACTCTGCCGCAGGAGACGTAAAAGATAAAATAAGACAGGAAGTTACAAGCTATGTAAACGATCAGAAAAAAGTTCTTCAGTCTGATGCGGATAAATATAAATCCGGACTTCAGTCGGAACTTGAGCCGAAACTCAGAGATGTTCAGAAACAAATTGACGATGCGAAATCGTTGATAGCGCAGAAAGAAAACGAGATTAAAAAACAAGCCGTTTCTTCTTCAGGGCTTGGGTCTTTGTTTTCAAAATAA